Proteins encoded by one window of uncultured Draconibacterium sp.:
- the dcm gene encoding DNA (cytosine-5-)-methyltransferase codes for MDTILTKNLHKSSEHIVENCAVVDLFCGIGGLSHGFVQQEFNVIAGIDIDESCKFVYEANNNASFLKKDVAELKGEELQNLFPKGKVKVLVGCAPCQPFSSYSFKVKKPDESKWKLLYSYARLIEETLPEIISMENVPSLISFKKDNVFESFVNVLTKNGYHVWHKIVYAPDYGIPQVRKRLVLLASRLGPIRLIPPTHKPENYLTVRDVIKDLPALRDGETDKNDLVHSTRELSILNKKRIRATPEGGGWKDWDQSLLLDCHKKKTGQTYSSVYGRMKWDEPAPTMTTQCIGLGNGRFGHPEQNRAISAREAAIFQSFPVDYKFIENEDAISLTNLAKHIGNAVPVKLGEAIAISIKKHLQEFNE; via the coding sequence ATGGATACAATTCTTACCAAAAATTTACACAAAAGTTCTGAACATATTGTTGAGAATTGTGCTGTGGTTGACTTGTTTTGTGGTATTGGAGGCCTCTCTCATGGCTTTGTACAACAGGAATTTAATGTTATTGCAGGTATTGATATTGACGAATCTTGTAAGTTTGTTTACGAAGCTAACAATAATGCAAGTTTTTTAAAAAAAGACGTTGCCGAATTAAAAGGAGAGGAGTTACAAAACTTATTCCCCAAAGGAAAAGTGAAGGTACTTGTGGGATGCGCTCCATGTCAACCATTTTCTTCATATAGTTTTAAAGTAAAGAAACCTGATGAATCAAAATGGAAACTACTATATTCCTATGCTCGATTAATTGAAGAAACATTACCAGAAATCATATCCATGGAAAATGTTCCTTCACTCATTAGTTTTAAGAAGGATAATGTATTTGAATCTTTTGTCAATGTTTTAACAAAAAATGGATATCACGTCTGGCATAAAATAGTATATGCTCCTGATTATGGTATTCCTCAAGTTCGAAAGAGATTAGTTTTGTTAGCATCAAGATTAGGCCCAATTAGATTAATTCCGCCTACGCATAAGCCAGAAAATTACTTAACTGTAAGAGATGTGATCAAAGATCTTCCTGCTCTTAGAGATGGTGAAACTGATAAAAATGACCTAGTACATTCAACCAGAGAATTGTCAATATTAAACAAAAAAAGAATTAGAGCAACCCCAGAAGGAGGCGGTTGGAAAGACTGGGATCAATCCTTATTATTGGATTGTCACAAGAAAAAAACCGGTCAGACTTATAGCTCCGTTTATGGAAGAATGAAATGGGATGAACCTGCACCAACTATGACAACACAGTGTATTGGTTTGGGAAATGGCCGTTTTGGGCATCCTGAGCAAAATAGAGCTATTTCGGCTCGTGAGGCCGCTATTTTTCAATCATTTCCTGTTGACTATAAGTTTATTGAAAATGAGGATGCAATATCATTGACTAATCTAGCAAAACATATTGGTAATGCTGTACCTGTTAAACTTGGAGAAGCAATTGCCATTTCAATAAAAAAACATCTTCAAGAATTTAATGAATAA